In Aegilops tauschii subsp. strangulata cultivar AL8/78 chromosome 3, Aet v6.0, whole genome shotgun sequence, one genomic interval encodes:
- the LOC109747632 gene encoding uncharacterized protein, with amino-acid sequence MSSNGKPNPQPPAAAAATNGAGAGGPPKMYQRPIYRPQGPAKGRRGGRSSCRFSCCCCFFWAVLVVLLLALVAAVAGGGFYLLYRPHRPAFTLSVARVNKLSLSSSATAPALTDSIDFTLTAKNPNKKLVYLYDDFTVTAATAANAVPLGEATVPGFLHEANNITVIKATVTAAALGVDPTAASSDIKKSGTFAITLDLETKAGVKVGGFKTKKIGIQVHCDGIKVAAPAPAPTPAKKKGVKLTVAKAPSKAPSAVEAPEPSAAVDDATTSPPAATTVARVCQVRIRVKIWKWTF; translated from the coding sequence ATGTCTTCCAACGGCAAGCCCAACCCgcagccccccgccgccgccgcggccaccaacggcgcgggcgcgggcgggccgCCCAAGATGTACCAGCGCCCCATCTACCGCCCGCAGGGCCCCGCCAAGGGCCGCCGCGGGGGCCGCTCCTCCTGCCGCttcagctgctgctgctgcttcttctggGCCGTGCTCGTCGtgctcctcctcgccctcgtcgccgccgtcgccggcggcggcttcTACCTCCTCTACCGCCCCCACCGCCCGGCCTTCACCCTCTCCGTCGCGCGGGTCAACAAGCTCAGCCTCTCCAGCTCCGCCACGGCGCCCGCGCTCACCGACTCCATCGACTTCACGCTCACCGCCAAGAACCCCAACAAGAAGCTCGTCTACCTGTACGACGACTTCACCGTCACCGCCGCCACGGCCGCCAACGCCGTGCCGCTCGGGGAGGCGACCGTGCCGGGGTTCCTGCACGAGGCCAACAACATCACCGTCATCAAGGCCACCGTCACCGCGGCCGCGCTCGGGGTCGACCCCACCGCCGCCAGCTCCGACATCAAGAAGTCGGGCACCTTCGCCATCACCCTCGACCTGGAGACCAAGGCCGGCGTCAAGGTGGGCGGGTTCAAGACCAAGAAGATCGGCATCCAGGTGCACTGCGACGGCATCAAGGTGGCCGCGCCGGCCCCGGCACCCACTCCGGCAAAGAAGAAGGGAGTCAAGCTCACCGTCGCCAAGGCGCCGTCGAAGGCGCCGTCCGCCGTGGAGGCCCCGGAGCCGTCCGCGGCCGTCGACGACGCGACAACCTCGCCCCCGGCGGCGACCACCGTCGCGCGCGTGTGCCAGGTCAGGATCCGAGTCAAGATCTGGAAGTGGACCTTCTAG